The following proteins are co-located in the Candidatus Competibacteraceae bacterium genome:
- a CDS encoding DUF493 domain-containing protein, giving the protein MSDESPLQFPCEFPIKIMGAGTPDFRGLMVDLVRRHAADLDEARIQVRDSRTGRYQSVTVVVNAQSRAQLDAIYRELSSHPGVAMVL; this is encoded by the coding sequence ATGAGCGACGAATCGCCGCTGCAATTTCCATGTGAGTTCCCCATCAAGATCATGGGTGCCGGCACGCCCGATTTTCGGGGACTGATGGTGGATTTGGTGCGCCGGCATGCCGCCGATCTGGACGAGGCACGGATTCAGGTGCGGGACAGTCGCACCGGTCGCTACCAGTCGGTGACGGTGGTGGTGAACGCCCAAAGCCGCGCGCAACTGGACGCCATCTATCGGGAACTCAGCAGCCATCCGGGCGTTGCGATGGTGCTGTGA
- a CDS encoding septal ring lytic transglycosylase RlpA family protein, with translation MAKSWSQALLLTSLAGTLIGCGTIPDRPVNIRSVGTSLDTAPSGDEPIPRAEPPSRGGNADSYVVFGRRYRVRETSEGYREDGTASWYGEDFHGRKTSSGPLYDMYELTAAHKSLPLPTYVRVTNLENSRSIVVKVTDRGPFVSGRIIDLSYAAALRLDMLERGTALVEVAALEPYQHLPELAARRAAERERLAAAAERKAQRLAVATPATRTEPRAKPAATVRLASAAPIAKSKRASVERRAAPVGKNNGTLYLVGTVSGAHGNPPRQLQNRLASQLQRSVRVESTAGSRYQVRVPLRDSSEARQVAVRLTSLGISHSRVVAD, from the coding sequence ATGGCGAAATCCTGGAGCCAGGCCTTGCTGTTGACATCGCTGGCGGGCACGCTAATCGGTTGCGGTACCATCCCCGATCGGCCGGTAAACATACGGTCTGTCGGGACCAGCCTCGACACCGCTCCAAGCGGAGACGAGCCGATCCCGCGGGCCGAACCTCCCAGCCGTGGCGGGAACGCCGATAGCTATGTGGTTTTTGGCCGGCGTTACCGGGTCCGGGAAACCAGCGAGGGCTATCGGGAGGACGGCACTGCCTCCTGGTACGGCGAGGATTTTCACGGCCGCAAGACTTCCAGCGGCCCGTTGTACGATATGTACGAGCTGACCGCCGCGCACAAGAGTCTGCCATTGCCGACTTACGTGCGGGTGACTAATCTGGAGAACAGCCGCAGCATCGTGGTCAAAGTCACCGATCGCGGCCCGTTCGTCTCCGGGCGGATTATCGATCTTTCCTACGCCGCTGCCTTGCGGCTCGATATGCTGGAGCGGGGGACCGCTCTGGTGGAAGTGGCCGCGTTGGAGCCGTACCAGCATCTACCGGAACTGGCGGCTCGGCGCGCGGCGGAGCGGGAGCGGTTGGCCGCGGCGGCGGAGCGGAAAGCGCAACGGCTGGCGGTCGCCACGCCGGCCACCAGAACGGAACCGCGAGCTAAACCCGCCGCCACCGTGCGGCTGGCGTCCGCCGCGCCGATCGCGAAGAGCAAGCGCGCGTCGGTGGAGCGCCGCGCCGCGCCGGTCGGCAAGAACAACGGTACGTTGTATCTGGTGGGCACGGTCAGCGGCGCGCACGGCAATCCTCCTCGCCAGTTGCAGAATCGTTTGGCCAGCCAGTTGCAACGTAGCGTGCGGGTGGAATCCACCGCCGGTAGCCGTTACCAGGTGCGGGTGCCGCTGCGCGATTCGAGTGAGGCCCGACAGGTGGCGGTGCGGCTGACCAGTTTGGGAATCAGCCATTCGCGCGTCGTCGCCGATTGA
- the rodA gene encoding rod shape-determining protein RodA, which produces MDRSNEGKFLRLIHLDLTLLLGLLAISGTGLVVLYSAGQRDLELVTGQAMRLGLGFAIMLALAQVPPHYFRFWSPWIYLTGILLLLAVMVAGDVSKGARRWLDLGVLRFQPSEIMKLAVPMMMSWYFANKPLPPRLWHLLGGVLITGVPFLLIAKQPDLGTALVVGCAGAFVLFLAGLSWTILLGLVTTLGAAVPLFWTFTMHDYQRQRVLTFLDPESDPLGAGYHIIQSKIAIGSGGIYGKGWLNGTQSHLDFLPEGSTDFIFAAFSEEFGLVGGCLLLTLYFFVITRCLYMATHTPDTYTRLLAGSLTLIFFIYAFVNSGMVSGLLPVVGLPLPLFSYGGTSLVTIMAGFGILMSVYSHRRTPTR; this is translated from the coding sequence ATGGATCGGAGTAATGAAGGCAAGTTCCTCAGGCTGATTCATCTGGACCTGACATTGCTGCTGGGGTTGTTGGCGATATCGGGCACGGGGCTGGTGGTGTTGTACAGCGCCGGTCAGCGCGATCTGGAGCTGGTGACCGGCCAGGCCATGCGGCTGGGCCTGGGATTTGCCATCATGCTGGCCCTGGCACAGGTGCCGCCGCATTATTTCCGCTTCTGGTCGCCGTGGATTTATCTGACCGGAATCCTGCTGTTGCTGGCGGTCATGGTGGCCGGCGATGTCTCCAAGGGCGCGCGGCGTTGGCTGGATTTGGGCGTGCTGCGGTTTCAACCCTCGGAGATCATGAAGCTGGCGGTGCCGATGATGATGAGCTGGTACTTCGCCAACAAACCACTGCCACCGCGGTTGTGGCATTTGCTGGGCGGGGTGTTGATTACCGGGGTGCCGTTTCTGTTGATCGCCAAACAGCCGGATCTGGGCACGGCGCTGGTGGTGGGCTGCGCCGGGGCGTTCGTGCTGTTTCTCGCCGGACTAAGCTGGACCATCCTGCTCGGTCTGGTCACGACGCTGGGTGCCGCGGTGCCGCTGTTCTGGACTTTCACCATGCACGACTACCAGCGCCAGCGGGTGCTGACCTTCCTTGATCCGGAAAGCGACCCGCTGGGGGCCGGCTATCACATCATTCAATCCAAGATCGCTATCGGTTCGGGTGGCATCTACGGCAAGGGTTGGCTGAATGGCACCCAGTCGCATCTGGATTTCCTGCCGGAAGGTTCGACCGACTTCATCTTCGCCGCGTTCTCGGAGGAGTTTGGCCTGGTGGGCGGCTGCCTGCTGTTGACGCTGTATTTCTTCGTCATCACCCGTTGCCTGTATATGGCGACCCATACTCCGGATACTTATACCCGGCTGCTGGCCGGCAGTCTGACACTGATTTTCTTCATCTACGCCTTCGTCAACTCCGGAATGGTTTCCGGCCTGTTGCCGGTGGTGGGGTTGCCGCTGCCGCTGTTCAGCTATGGGGGAACATCCCTAGTGACGATCATGGCCGGCTTCGGTATCCTGATGAGCGTCTATTCGCACCGCCGGACCCCGACGCGGTAA
- a CDS encoding diguanylate cyclase, with protein MSIFSANLDYVFFLYGLSFVLLGTMAVMPGDRDSALPWRWLAAFGFLHGLNEWLDLLALSWADSPEFQSVRLAVLVVSFPPLLEFGRRGTSERSVLFGWRGWLGLAGLVALGALSGGANGFNAACRYAFGLPGGVLAAVALWRASRLEVNERRFGLWLAAGSLLVYGVLVGLAPPAAPFFPASWLNQDHFLTTAGFPVQLPRMACALGALAGVWFYRLRCEPEPRRDGPVRRWWRPIGFALLVALGGLTAAWQGDNIDAENRQRLLEQALEIAKTIKPEYAKALTFTAADRGTPVFERIRQQMIAYRQIYPVRGIYSMSLRRGVLVFGPESYAEDDPMASAPGTVYDVPDSMGFEVLRTSQPAVVGPVTDSYGRFVSALAPVLDPRSGEVLMLVGLDVLAEEWDARIAAGRLPVIAGNLILLLAFLAGVSMVEWRNRLPDARRSRWRHLETALAGGWGLLLAASVTALNIEVENREHRIIFHRLADARVANIRGNLQDIRTNLEVLARFFESSQRVEREEFRTFVAPMLQSSLVQSYEWIAWVPAADKEAVELAARREGLDDFAIWQRDASGRPVPAEGQADYYPIYFVEPLLGNEVAQGFDLGSEPLRRAALETAARTGLVAATEPISLVQDSGRPYRVLVLQPLFALGATGEMNSGAGRLAAWPRGFAVGILRLQSLLSEITPARTGVEDEITIRLLSLTSGRLEPRLLAMYPPDSGSETPVGIARFGASNFQAIYPLFDFGRTYAVLIQGTPAFDTAYPPRAGWLVGLAGLLLVGVFTAFVGVLRNREGFLEHEVRERTAEVRESEERFHQMFEKHDAVMLLIEPESGKILDVNQAAVRYYGYPVWQLRTMSIEDINTLPSEEVAWQRRQALQTQHNCFIFHHRLASGDIRVVEVHSSPIKLHAKPILFSIIHDITEREAQERELRRLATTDPLTGLANRRRFLEQLSLELARFHRYAKPTALLMLDLDHFKRVNDDYGHATGDAVLRHFAALARQALRKIDRIGRLGGEEFGALLPGTDEEGARQLAERLRNLVAESPASAETGAISFTVSIGITLFASADTKSESVLSRADRALYRAKGAGRNRVEIER; from the coding sequence ATGAGTATATTTTCCGCCAACTTGGACTACGTTTTTTTCCTCTATGGCCTGTCGTTCGTGTTGCTGGGCACGATGGCCGTGATGCCCGGCGATCGGGACAGCGCCTTGCCGTGGCGGTGGCTGGCGGCATTCGGGTTTCTGCATGGGCTGAACGAATGGCTGGATCTGCTGGCGCTGAGCTGGGCGGATTCACCGGAGTTCCAGAGCGTGCGGCTGGCAGTGCTGGTGGTGTCGTTCCCGCCGCTGCTCGAATTCGGCCGGCGGGGCACCTCTGAAAGGAGCGTTCTGTTCGGCTGGCGCGGGTGGCTGGGGCTGGCGGGGTTGGTCGCGCTGGGCGCGCTGTCCGGCGGCGCGAACGGATTCAACGCCGCCTGTCGTTACGCATTCGGCTTGCCGGGCGGCGTGCTGGCCGCCGTGGCGCTGTGGCGGGCTTCCCGGCTGGAAGTGAATGAGCGGCGCTTCGGGTTATGGCTGGCGGCCGGTTCGTTGCTGGTTTATGGCGTATTGGTCGGCCTGGCGCCGCCCGCCGCTCCGTTCTTCCCGGCCTCCTGGCTCAATCAGGACCACTTCCTGACCACCGCCGGATTCCCTGTTCAGTTGCCGCGCATGGCTTGTGCCCTGGGTGCCCTGGCCGGTGTATGGTTCTACCGTTTGCGGTGTGAGCCCGAACCACGGCGCGATGGGCCGGTCCGGCGCTGGTGGCGTCCCATTGGATTCGCGCTGCTGGTCGCTTTGGGTGGCCTCACCGCCGCCTGGCAGGGCGATAATATCGACGCCGAAAACCGCCAGCGCCTGCTGGAGCAGGCGCTGGAGATCGCCAAAACCATCAAGCCCGAGTACGCCAAGGCGCTCACTTTCACGGCGGCGGATCGGGGCACGCCGGTATTCGAGCGGATCCGCCAGCAGATGATCGCCTATCGGCAAATCTATCCGGTGCGTGGCATCTACAGCATGAGCTTGCGCCGGGGCGTCCTGGTGTTCGGACCGGAAAGTTACGCCGAGGACGACCCGATGGCCTCGGCGCCCGGCACGGTTTACGACGTTCCCGATTCCATGGGTTTTGAGGTGTTGCGAACCAGCCAGCCGGCGGTGGTGGGGCCGGTAACCGACAGCTACGGCCGCTTCGTTTCGGCGCTGGCGCCGGTGCTCGACCCCCGCTCGGGCGAAGTGTTGATGCTGGTCGGGCTGGATGTGCTGGCCGAAGAATGGGACGCCCGCATTGCCGCCGGCCGCCTGCCGGTCATCGCCGGCAACCTGATCCTGCTGCTGGCGTTCCTGGCGGGTGTCAGCATGGTTGAATGGCGCAACCGGCTGCCGGACGCGCGACGCTCGCGCTGGCGTCACCTGGAAACCGCGCTGGCCGGCGGTTGGGGGCTGCTGCTGGCGGCGTCGGTCACGGCGCTGAACATCGAGGTGGAAAATCGCGAGCATCGGATCATTTTTCACCGCCTGGCCGACGCCCGCGTCGCCAACATCCGCGGCAACCTGCAAGACATCCGCACCAACCTGGAGGTCTTGGCCCGATTCTTCGAATCCAGCCAGCGGGTGGAGCGTGAGGAATTTCGTACTTTCGTCGCACCCATGCTGCAATCCAGTCTGGTCCAATCCTACGAATGGATTGCGTGGGTGCCGGCGGCGGACAAGGAAGCGGTGGAGCTTGCCGCGCGGCGGGAGGGTTTAGACGATTTCGCGATTTGGCAGCGCGATGCTTCTGGCAGGCCGGTTCCCGCCGAGGGCCAGGCGGATTACTATCCGATCTATTTTGTGGAGCCACTGCTCGGCAATGAGGTGGCCCAGGGATTCGATCTGGGTTCCGAACCGCTACGGCGCGCCGCGTTGGAAACGGCGGCTCGCACCGGTTTGGTTGCCGCCACCGAACCGATCAGTCTGGTCCAGGATAGTGGCCGGCCGTATCGGGTGTTGGTGTTGCAACCGCTATTTGCGCTGGGCGCAACCGGCGAAATGAACTCGGGTGCCGGTCGACTGGCCGCATGGCCGCGTGGCTTCGCCGTGGGCATTTTGCGTTTGCAGTCCTTGCTGAGCGAGATCACGCCAGCCAGAACTGGCGTCGAAGACGAGATCACGATACGCCTGCTGAGCCTGACATCCGGTCGCCTTGAACCAAGGCTGCTGGCGATGTATCCGCCCGACTCCGGGAGCGAAACTCCCGTCGGCATCGCGCGGTTCGGTGCCAGCAATTTTCAGGCCATTTATCCGCTGTTTGACTTTGGTCGCACTTATGCGGTCCTGATTCAAGGCACGCCGGCCTTTGATACCGCATACCCCCCGCGTGCCGGCTGGTTGGTCGGGTTGGCGGGGCTACTGCTGGTTGGGGTGTTTACAGCCTTTGTCGGCGTGCTGCGCAACCGCGAGGGTTTTTTGGAGCACGAAGTGCGGGAACGCACGGCCGAAGTGCGGGAAAGCGAGGAGCGCTTTCATCAGATGTTTGAGAAGCACGATGCGGTCATGCTGCTGATCGAGCCGGAGAGCGGGAAAATCCTGGATGTGAATCAGGCGGCGGTGCGTTATTACGGCTACCCGGTGTGGCAACTCCGCACGATGAGCATTGAAGACATCAACACCCTGCCGTCCGAGGAGGTGGCGTGGCAGCGGCGGCAGGCGCTGCAAACCCAGCACAACTGCTTCATTTTCCATCACCGGCTTGCCAGCGGCGACATCCGGGTGGTGGAAGTTCATTCGTCCCCGATCAAGCTGCACGCGAAACCGATCCTGTTTTCGATCATCCACGACATCACCGAGCGCGAGGCGCAGGAGCGCGAGTTGCGCCGGTTGGCCACCACCGACCCGCTGACCGGATTGGCCAACCGTCGCCGGTTCCTGGAGCAGCTCAGCTTGGAATTGGCGCGGTTCCATCGTTATGCCAAGCCCACGGCGCTGCTGATGCTGGATCTGGATCATTTCAAGCGGGTGAACGACGACTACGGCCACGCGACCGGCGATGCCGTGTTGCGGCATTTCGCCGCGCTCGCCCGGCAGGCGCTGCGCAAGATCGATCGCATCGGCCGGTTGGGCGGCGAGGAGTTTGGCGCGTTGCTGCCGGGCACGGATGAAGAGGGGGCGCGGCAACTGGCCGAGCGATTGCGGAATCTGGTGGCGGAATCACCCGCCAGCGCTGAAACCGGCGCGATCAGCTTCACCGTCAGCATCGGTATCACCTTGTTTGCGTCGGCCGACACCAAAAGCGAGTCGGTGTTGAGCCGGGCCGACCGCGCGCTGTATCGTGCCAAGGGCGCGGGGCGCAACCGGGTGGAAATAGAGCGGTAG
- a CDS encoding D-alanyl-D-alanine carboxypeptidase produces MLYSTVFRSLLLPLVLTFAVLCSGWTAVHAETIPPPPQVPVRGYLLMDYQSGNVLADLKGEERMEPASITKLMAGYVIYKALKSGKIHHDDQVTISEKAWRTGGSRMFVKVGSQVPVEDLLMGMDVQSGNDATVALAEHVAGSEETFAQLMNEQAAQLGMSSSHFTNAPGLPDPNHYMSARDIAVLTRALIRDFPEQYARYSVRSFKYNNIEQQNRNRLLLTDSSVDGVKTGHTDSAGYCLVSSAKRNDTRLIGVVLGATKERDRFVASQALLNYGFSFFESRKLYDANTPIVTTRIWKGQENELPLGVTQPLYVTVPKGQAPQVSTTTVVQPTIVAPVQKDQAFGDIVVKLGEQEVSKTPLVALQEVPESGWFGRMIDSILLFFYSLFN; encoded by the coding sequence ATGTTGTACTCGACAGTGTTTCGTTCTCTGTTGTTGCCGCTGGTGCTGACATTCGCTGTGTTGTGTTCCGGCTGGACCGCTGTCCACGCCGAAACCATACCACCCCCGCCGCAAGTCCCGGTGCGGGGTTATTTGTTGATGGACTACCAGAGTGGCAACGTGCTGGCGGACTTGAAGGGCGAGGAGCGGATGGAGCCAGCCAGTATCACCAAACTGATGGCCGGCTATGTCATCTATAAGGCGCTGAAGTCCGGCAAGATCCACCACGACGATCAGGTGACCATCAGTGAAAAAGCTTGGCGGACCGGAGGTTCTCGGATGTTCGTCAAGGTCGGCAGCCAGGTGCCGGTGGAAGATCTGCTGATGGGCATGGATGTACAGTCCGGCAACGACGCCACGGTAGCGCTGGCCGAACATGTGGCCGGCTCCGAGGAGACGTTCGCCCAATTGATGAACGAACAGGCGGCACAACTGGGGATGAGCAGCAGTCATTTCACCAATGCGCCAGGCCTGCCCGATCCCAATCATTACATGTCGGCCCGAGATATTGCCGTTTTGACCCGGGCGTTGATTCGAGATTTTCCGGAACAATACGCCCGCTACTCGGTTCGCAGCTTCAAGTACAACAATATCGAGCAGCAAAATCGCAACCGCCTGCTGCTGACCGATTCCTCGGTGGATGGAGTCAAGACCGGCCATACCGATTCGGCGGGCTACTGTCTGGTTTCGTCGGCCAAGCGCAACGATACTCGCTTGATCGGCGTGGTGTTGGGGGCCACCAAGGAGCGGGACCGATTCGTGGCCAGCCAGGCGCTGCTCAACTACGGCTTCAGTTTTTTTGAAAGTCGCAAGCTGTACGATGCCAATACGCCCATTGTGACCACGCGGATCTGGAAGGGTCAGGAAAACGAATTGCCATTGGGCGTGACTCAGCCCTTGTACGTGACCGTGCCCAAGGGGCAGGCGCCCCAGGTTAGTACCACCACCGTGGTGCAGCCGACCATCGTCGCGCCGGTGCAGAAGGATCAAGCATTCGGTGACATCGTGGTCAAACTAGGCGAACAGGAAGTCAGCAAGACGCCGCTGGTCGCGTTGCAAGAGGTGCCGGAGAGCGGCTGGTTCGGGCGGATGATCGACTCGATTCTGCTGTTTTTCTATTCGCTGTTCAATTGA
- the lipB gene encoding lipoyl(octanoyl) transferase LipB — protein MATPVSRCEPLRLRGLGRREYEPVFAAMRAFTEARDAATLDELWCVEHPPIFTQGLAGKAEHLLAPGDIPVVQVDRGGQVTYHGPGQVVVYCLLDVRRLGLSVRGLVTVLERSVIDLLAAHGIAGRARPDAPGVYVGDAKVASLGLRLRQGRSYHGLSLNVAMDLEPFTRINPCGYPGLRVTQLRDLGIALAPEAAAAELLADLSRNLGYTAFARVEGLP, from the coding sequence ATGGCGACGCCCGTTTCCCGTTGCGAACCCCTGCGCCTGCGCGGCCTCGGCCGCCGTGAGTACGAACCGGTATTCGCCGCCATGCGGGCTTTCACCGAAGCCCGCGACGCCGCCACGCTGGATGAACTGTGGTGCGTCGAACATCCACCGATTTTCACTCAGGGACTGGCCGGCAAGGCCGAACACCTGCTGGCGCCGGGGGACATCCCGGTCGTGCAAGTAGATCGCGGCGGTCAGGTGACTTACCACGGCCCCGGCCAGGTGGTGGTGTACTGTCTGCTGGACGTGCGACGGCTGGGCTTGAGCGTGCGCGGCTTGGTGACGGTGCTGGAGCGTTCGGTGATCGACTTGCTCGCCGCTCACGGCATCGCCGGTCGTGCCCGACCCGACGCGCCGGGCGTTTACGTGGGGGACGCCAAGGTCGCTTCGCTGGGCCTGCGCCTGCGCCAGGGTCGCTCCTACCATGGCCTGAGCCTCAATGTGGCCATGGACCTGGAACCCTTCACCCGGATCAACCCCTGCGGTTATCCCGGCCTGCGAGTGACTCAGTTGCGCGATCTGGGCATCGCACTGGCCCCCGAGGCCGCCGCCGCCGAATTGCTGGCGGACCTGAGCCGCAATCTGGGTTACACCGCCTTCGCACGGGTCGAGGGCTTGCCCTAA
- a CDS encoding MFS transporter gives MVKIEDWRTPAVILWCGALILAVSLGIRHTFGLFLQPMSLDNGWGREIFAFAIALQNLVWGLAQPFAGRLADRFGAGWAILGGTLLYVAGLLLMAQSTSTFGLALSAGVLIGLGLSGTTFPVVFGAVSRAVPPEQRSLAMGIAMAIGSLGQFVLLPGSQWLIGAFGWAAALVVLGLLGIGMAPLSAALFERPFSNSAVPARPLRAILAEAFTHRGFWLLSLGFFVCGFQVVFIATHIPAFLMDRGLSPLVGTTVLALIGLFNIFGSYLAGLGGGKFRKPMLLTGIYLTRAVVITAFILLPVTAWSAYAFGMVMGLLWLSTVPLTNGTVATVFGVGNMSMLGGIVFLFHQVGAFLGGWLGGYLYDATGSYRAVWIIAIGLSLAAALLNWPIREQAVRPATAPA, from the coding sequence ATGGTGAAGATCGAGGACTGGCGGACTCCAGCGGTCATCCTGTGGTGCGGCGCGCTGATCCTGGCGGTTTCGCTGGGCATCCGCCACACCTTCGGCCTGTTCCTGCAACCGATGAGCCTGGACAACGGCTGGGGCCGGGAAATCTTCGCTTTCGCCATCGCCTTGCAAAACCTGGTTTGGGGGCTCGCCCAACCGTTTGCCGGCCGGCTGGCCGATCGCTTCGGCGCCGGTTGGGCGATTCTGGGCGGAACCCTGCTGTATGTGGCCGGTTTGCTGTTGATGGCTCAATCCACATCGACCTTCGGTTTGGCGCTGAGCGCGGGCGTGCTGATCGGGCTCGGCTTGAGCGGCACCACTTTCCCGGTGGTATTCGGCGCGGTCAGCCGGGCGGTGCCGCCGGAACAGCGTAGCCTCGCCATGGGCATCGCCATGGCGATTGGTTCGCTCGGGCAGTTCGTGCTGCTGCCGGGCAGCCAGTGGCTGATTGGGGCATTCGGCTGGGCGGCGGCGCTGGTCGTGCTGGGCCTGCTGGGGATCGGCATGGCGCCGTTGTCGGCCGCGCTGTTCGAGCGCCCGTTTAGCAATTCCGCCGTGCCGGCGCGGCCGTTGCGGGCGATTCTGGCCGAGGCGTTCACCCACCGGGGGTTCTGGCTGTTGTCGCTGGGCTTTTTCGTGTGCGGCTTCCAGGTGGTGTTCATCGCCACCCACATTCCCGCCTTTCTGATGGACCGGGGTCTGTCCCCGCTGGTGGGCACCACCGTGCTCGCCCTGATCGGGCTGTTCAATATTTTCGGGTCCTACCTGGCCGGGTTGGGTGGCGGCAAATTCCGCAAGCCGATGCTGTTGACCGGGATCTATCTGACACGGGCGGTGGTGATCACCGCGTTTATCCTGCTGCCGGTCACGGCCTGGAGCGCCTATGCCTTCGGCATGGTGATGGGCCTGCTCTGGTTGAGCACGGTGCCGCTGACCAACGGCACGGTGGCGACGGTGTTCGGGGTCGGGAATATGTCGATGCTCGGTGGCATCGTGTTCCTGTTCCATCAGGTCGGCGCGTTTCTCGGTGGTTGGCTGGGCGGCTATCTGTACGATGCCACCGGCTCCTACCGCGCGGTCTGGATCATCGCCATCGGCTTGAGTCTCGCCGCCGCCCTGCTCAATTGGCCGATTCGCGAACAGGCGGTGCGCCCGGCCACCGCGCCGGCCTGA
- the mltB gene encoding lytic murein transglycosylase B, translating to MMVASSSVRIPADSLANRADVQAFIQEMANRHRFDVDYLLTVFSRAKVKPSIISAMSRPGEAKPWYAYRDIFVNSNRIRGGVRFWRANAAALAQAERIYGVPPEIVVAIIGVETQYGGNMGSFRVLEALSTLAFDYPRRAAYFRKELENYLLLTRQEGIDPLTLRGSYAGAMGLGQFMPSSFLSYAVDFDGDSHRDIWRNPRDAIGSVAHYFQRHGWRAGEPVAVPARVSGTRYPALVSQRLSPPRDSVASLQAQGIAPEASVSGAQAAMLLEYQGRDGPEYWLGFDNFYVITRYNHSRLYAMAVYQLGQEIREQHAFYPGAVQPERVVRAD from the coding sequence ATGATGGTGGCCAGCTCAAGTGTCCGGATCCCCGCGGATTCCTTGGCCAATCGGGCCGATGTACAAGCTTTTATCCAGGAAATGGCTAACCGGCATCGTTTCGATGTCGATTATCTTCTGACGGTTTTCAGTCGAGCCAAAGTCAAACCCAGCATCATTTCCGCCATGTCCCGGCCGGGCGAGGCCAAGCCCTGGTATGCCTACCGGGATATTTTCGTCAATTCCAACCGTATCCGGGGCGGTGTGCGGTTTTGGCGGGCCAACGCGGCGGCGCTGGCCCAGGCCGAACGGATTTACGGCGTGCCGCCGGAAATCGTGGTGGCCATCATCGGCGTGGAAACCCAGTACGGCGGCAACATGGGCAGTTTCCGGGTTCTGGAGGCACTGTCCACCCTGGCGTTCGACTATCCCCGGCGCGCCGCCTATTTCCGCAAGGAACTGGAGAACTACCTGCTGCTGACCCGGCAGGAAGGCATCGATCCGCTGACTCTGCGCGGGTCCTATGCCGGGGCCATGGGACTGGGCCAGTTTATGCCGAGCAGTTTCCTGTCCTATGCGGTGGACTTCGACGGCGACAGCCACCGCGATATCTGGCGCAATCCCCGCGATGCGATTGGCAGTGTCGCCCATTATTTCCAGCGTCACGGCTGGCGAGCCGGCGAGCCAGTCGCGGTGCCGGCACGGGTGAGCGGTACCCGCTACCCCGCGCTGGTCAGTCAGCGGCTGAGCCCGCCCAGGGACAGCGTCGCCAGTCTGCAAGCCCAAGGCATTGCGCCCGAGGCATCGGTCAGCGGAGCGCAGGCCGCGATGCTGCTGGAGTACCAGGGGCGCGATGGCCCGGAGTACTGGCTGGGTTTCGATAATTTTTACGTGATTACCCGCTACAACCACAGCCGTTTGTATGCCATGGCGGTATACCAGCTCGGTCAGGAAATCCGCGAGCAACACGCCTTTTATCCCGGCGCCGTTCAGCCGGAACGCGTCGTTCGCGCTGACTGA
- the lipA gene encoding lipoyl synthase — MSERTAPDETALAPVASAQSTTVRTAPRQGEKLRGEDKVARIPVKIAPSDPSQRLRKPAWIRAPFPGTPEVQRLKRILRENRLHTVCEEANCPNLGECFGHGTATFMIMGDICTRRCPFCDVGHGRPNPLDLQEPENLARTVAAMALKYVVVTSVDRDDLRDGGAAHFAECIRAMRAAWPGIVIEILTPDFRGRMDVALEILGREPPDVFNHNLETVPRLYRQARPGADYQYSLTLLQRFKERHPHVPTKSGLMLGLGETTEEIEQVMRDLRAHRVEMLTLGQYLQPSAHHLPVERYAPLEEFAHLRELGEAMGFTHVASAPLVRSSYHADLQAKGAGVG, encoded by the coding sequence ATGTCCGAACGCACCGCTCCCGACGAAACCGCTCTTGCCCCAGTCGCTTCCGCCCAGTCCACCACGGTCAGAACCGCGCCGCGACAGGGTGAGAAACTGCGTGGCGAGGACAAGGTCGCCCGCATCCCGGTCAAGATCGCGCCCAGCGATCCCAGCCAGCGCCTGCGCAAGCCGGCCTGGATTCGCGCCCCGTTCCCCGGCACACCGGAAGTGCAGCGGCTCAAGCGAATCTTGCGAGAGAATCGCCTGCACACTGTGTGCGAGGAAGCCAATTGCCCTAATCTGGGCGAATGTTTCGGGCACGGTACCGCCACCTTCATGATCATGGGCGACATCTGCACCCGCCGCTGTCCATTCTGCGACGTGGGCCACGGCCGGCCCAACCCGCTCGATCTCCAGGAACCGGAAAATCTGGCGCGCACCGTCGCGGCGATGGCGCTGAAGTACGTGGTCGTCACCTCGGTGGATCGCGACGATCTGCGTGATGGCGGCGCGGCGCACTTCGCCGAGTGTATTCGAGCCATGCGCGCCGCTTGGCCGGGCATCGTCATCGAAATTCTGACCCCCGATTTTCGCGGCCGGATGGACGTGGCCTTGGAGATTCTGGGGCGGGAACCGCCGGATGTGTTCAACCACAACCTGGAAACCGTGCCCCGCCTGTACCGGCAGGCCCGGCCCGGCGCCGACTATCAATATTCGCTGACCCTGCTCCAGCGCTTCAAGGAACGGCATCCGCATGTCCCGACCAAGTCGGGGCTGATGCTGGGTTTGGGCGAGACGACGGAGGAGATCGAACAGGTTATGCGCGACCTGCGTGCCCATCGGGTGGAAATGCTGACCCTCGGCCAGTATCTCCAGCCCAGCGCCCATCACCTGCCGGTGGAGCGCTACGCACCGCTGGAGGAGTTTGCGCACCTGCGCGAGCTGGGCGAGGCCATGGGATTCACCCATGTCGCTTCCGCGCCGCTGGTGCGTTCGTCCTATCACGCCGATTTGCAGGCCAAGGGCGCTGGTGTGGGGTGA